In the Streptomyces sp. SJL17-4 genome, CGACGAGGCCCGTGCGCTGTTCGGCACGTACGGCGACCGGCGGGGCGCGGACTGGGCCCGCTTCCTGCGCTGCACCCTGCTCCCGCACGCGGTCCCGGGCAGCCCGGAGCCGGGGACGGTCACGGCGCGCGAGGAGCTCGCCGCGCTGGTCGCGGACCGGCATCCGGCGCGCGACCCGCGGCTCGACGACTGCGCCGAGGCGTACGGGGTGATCCTGGGCCGGGGCATCCACCCGTCGACGCCCTGGCAGGCCTGGGACCTGGGCATGGTGCCGCACCGGCACGCCCGGGAGGTCCTCGGGGTGCCGGTGGAGTAGCCCGCCGTTCCACGACGGCGCCGCCAGGGCCGTACCGCTGAGCCCGCCGTTCCACGACGACGCCCCCGGGCCCGTACCGCTGCGGTACGGGCCCGGGGGCGGGTCGGCTACTTGCCGGCCGAGGAGGCCGGGGTCTCCGGGGCGGCGGCCGGGTCGGGGGCCTCCTCGAAGGAGACCTTGCCCATGTGGCGGTTCATCGACTTCATCAGCTGCCAGACCGCGACGGCCAGCACCGCGAAGACGACGAAGCCGAGGACGCCGGGGGTCACCTTGTTCTCGTCCAGCTCTTCGGCGGCGAAGGGGACAAGCTGGGTCAGTGCCAGGTGTGCGCTCATGTCAGGCATTGTCGCGGATGCCCGCGAAGAGATCTTCCTCGGGGAGGGAGGTCGGCACCAGCGCCTTGCTGAGCTCGTACTCCTCCGTCGGCCAGACCTCCTTCTGGATCTCCATCGGCACCCGGAACCAGCCGCCGTCGGGGTCGATCTGGGTGCGGTGGGCGATCAGGGCCTTGTCACGGATCTCGAAGAACTCCGCGCAGGGCACGAACGTGGTCAGCGTCCGCTCCTTGCCCGCGAACTCCTTCCAGCGCTCCAGCCACTCGCCGTACGGGGACTCCAGGCCGCGCGCGAGGAGCGCCTCGTGCAGGGCGACCGTGCGGGGGCGGTTGAAGCCCTGGTTGTAGTAGAGCTTCAGGGGCTGCCAGGACGGGCCGAACTCGGCCTCCGGGTACTTCTCGGTGTCGGTCGCACCGTCGAAGGCCACCATCGTGATCTTGTGGGTCATGATGTGGTCGGGGTGCGGGTACCCGCCGTTCTCGTCGTAGGTCGTGACGACCTGCGGACGGAAGGAGCGGATCTTGCGGACCAGTTCCCCGGCCGCGGTGTCGACGTCCTCCAGGGCGAAGCAGCCCTCGGGGAGCGGCGGAAGCGGGTCGCCCTCGGGCAGACCCGAGTCGACGAAGCCCAGCCACTCCTGGGAGACGCCCAGGATCTCGCGGGCCTCGTCCATCTCCTTGCGGCGCACCTCGTGGATGTTCGCCTCGACATAGGCGTCACCCTGGAGCTGGGGGTTCAGGACCGAGCCGCGCTCGCCGCCCGTGCACGTCACGACCATGACGTCCACCCCCTCGGACACGTACTTGGCCATCGTGGCCGCACCCTTGCTCGACTCGTCGTCGGGGTGGGCGTGAACGGCCATCAGTCGCAGCTGCTCAGTCAAGACTCGATCCTCAGTGATTCGACGCGGAGGGTGGTCTCTATAGTGACGGAATCGGGGGAGTGAAAATTCCGCCACCCCCGGCTCGGAGAGGATCGATCATGAGCGCGGTGCGAGAGCAGCTGCCCGAGGGGCGTTACGGACGCTCCGCGGACGAGGCGGCCGACCGCAAGCTCAAGATCACGGGCGCGGTGCTCGGTGTCCTCTTCCTCGGCCTGATGGGCTGGTTCGGCTGGCACTACGTCGTCGACAGCAGGATCAGCGCCGAGATGATCAAGTTCGACGTGGTGAGCGCCACCGAGGTCCAGGTGCACCTGGAGATCCGCAAGGACGAGGACGCCAAGGGCGTCTGCACCCTGCGGTCCCGCTCCGAGGACGGGGCCGAGGTGGCCCGCAAGGACGTCCGGGTCGACGACCCCGCGAGCCGGGTCGACCGCGTCTACTCGCTCCGTACGACCGCCCGCGCGACCAGCGCGGAGCTCATGGGGTGTACGGCTCGGTAGCGGTGGGTAGGGACCGGGTGTCGAGTCCCGGCGAGTCACCCCGGTGACCTGGGGTGACGCCATCCTGATGGTTATGTCCTCCCGCTTTTCGCCACTCATTGTTAGGCTCGTGGTTTCGCCCACCCGGGAGAGCAGAGCTTTCCCGTGTAGGGCGATGCTTTGTATTCCCAGTACCTACGAGGAGCACCTGTGACCCAGACCAGCGACAACGTCACCTGGCTCACCCAGGAGGCGTACAACAAGCTCAAGGACGAGCTTGAGTACCTGTCTGGTCCCGCGCGCACGGAGATCACCATCAAGATCGCCGCCGCCCGCGAAGAGGGGGACCTGCGCGAGAACGGCGGGTACCACGCGGCCAAGGAGGAGCAGGGCAAGCAGGAGCTCCGCATCCGGCAGCTGACCCAGCTCCTCGAGCACGCCAAGGTCGGCGAGGCTCCGGCGGACGACGGCGTCGTCGAGCCCGGCATGGTCGTCACGATCGCCTTCGACGGCGACGAGAACGACACGATGACCTTCCTGCTCGCCTCCCGCGAGTACGCGAGCGGTGACATCGAGACCTACTCGCCGCAGTCGCCGCTCGGCGTCGGTGTCAACGGCAAGAAGGCCGGTGACGACGCCGAGTACGAGCTGCCGAACGGCAAGAAGGCCACCGTGAAGATCCTCAGCGCGAAGCCGTACACCGGCTGATCCACCCGCGCTCCACGAAGGGCCGGCCCCCACCGGGGCCGGCCCTTCGTGCTGCATGGCCTCGACGCAGCCGACGGCTCTGCCCTGACCGGTCGCCCCTCGCCGGTCCGGGACCGTCAGCCGTTCGCGCGGCGGTACTTGCGGACGGACAGGGTGCGGAAGATGGCGATGATCAGGACGGAGTAGATCAGCGACGCCCACACCGGGTACTGCATCGGCCAGGCGTCGGACGGGGACAGGCCCGGATCGCCGAAGAGTTTGCGGCAGGCCTGGACGGTGGCACTGAACGGGTTCCACTCCGCGACGGGCTGGAGCCAGCCCGGCAGTTTGCTGGAGTCCACGAAGGCGTTCGAGATGAACGTCACCGGGAAGAGCCAGATCAGGCCGCCCGAGGTGGCCGCCTCCGGGGTGCGGACCGAGAGGCCGATCAGGGCGCCGATCCAGGTGAAGGCGTAGCCGAGGAGGAGCAGCAGGCCGAAGCCGGCCATGACCTTGCCGAAGTTGGTCGGTGCCGCGTAACCCGGACGCCAGCCGATGATCAGCGCGACGACCGCGAGCACGAGGAGCGTCAGCGCGGTCTGCACGAGGTCGGCCAGGGTGCGGCCGGTGAGGACCGCGCCGCGGGCCATCGGCAGCGAGCGGAACCGGTCGATGAGGCCC is a window encoding:
- the mca gene encoding mycothiol conjugate amidase Mca, with protein sequence MTEQLRLMAVHAHPDDESSKGAATMAKYVSEGVDVMVVTCTGGERGSVLNPQLQGDAYVEANIHEVRRKEMDEAREILGVSQEWLGFVDSGLPEGDPLPPLPEGCFALEDVDTAAGELVRKIRSFRPQVVTTYDENGGYPHPDHIMTHKITMVAFDGATDTEKYPEAEFGPSWQPLKLYYNQGFNRPRTVALHEALLARGLESPYGEWLERWKEFAGKERTLTTFVPCAEFFEIRDKALIAHRTQIDPDGGWFRVPMEIQKEVWPTEEYELSKALVPTSLPEEDLFAGIRDNA
- a CDS encoding DUF4307 domain-containing protein; this encodes MSAVREQLPEGRYGRSADEAADRKLKITGAVLGVLFLGLMGWFGWHYVVDSRISAEMIKFDVVSATEVQVHLEIRKDEDAKGVCTLRSRSEDGAEVARKDVRVDDPASRVDRVYSLRTTARATSAELMGCTAR
- the greA gene encoding transcription elongation factor GreA, with protein sequence MTQTSDNVTWLTQEAYNKLKDELEYLSGPARTEITIKIAAAREEGDLRENGGYHAAKEEQGKQELRIRQLTQLLEHAKVGEAPADDGVVEPGMVVTIAFDGDENDTMTFLLASREYASGDIETYSPQSPLGVGVNGKKAGDDAEYELPNGKKATVKILSAKPYTG
- a CDS encoding ABC transporter permease, with amino-acid sequence MNDSLVIARRNLIRMSRIPEMILFGLIQPVMFVILFTYVFGGSMQIGNSTDPDVYKNFLMAGIFAQTVTFATAGAGAGIADDMHKGLIDRFRSLPMARGAVLTGRTLADLVQTALTLLVLAVVALIIGWRPGYAAPTNFGKVMAGFGLLLLLGYAFTWIGALIGLSVRTPEAATSGGLIWLFPVTFISNAFVDSSKLPGWLQPVAEWNPFSATVQACRKLFGDPGLSPSDAWPMQYPVWASLIYSVLIIAIFRTLSVRKYRRANG